In the genome of Anaerolineae bacterium, the window CCCTCCGTATCGCTATCCACCCTTGATCGCCACTATGATTGAGCCCCTAACCCTTTTGCCACCGCGACACGCCTTTGCTGTGTGGTGTGGCGCAAACGCGCTTTTATTACTGGCTACAGCATTTTTGCTTTCGCGCTGGATCGCTGGCCAATGGGTAGCCCCATGGATATTTATCGGCCTGGCAGGGTATGTACCGGTGTTAACTACAGTCTACGCCGGGCAGGTGAACCTTTTTGTGTTTCTGTCGGTGGTTGCTTACCTTTTCGCTTTCACTCGGGGCCGCCTGGCTGGCGCTGGCCTGGCTTTGGCCACAGGAATTATGTTAAAGCCAATCCCGGCCCCTCTGGCTTTGCACGCTGCCTGGAAGTTTCAGGCCCGCATTGTCCTCTGGCTGTTCATCGGCCTTGTTCTTCTCGGGCTCATCACTATACCGTTTATCGGTCTGAAACCTATCAGACTTACGCTCGTCTCTTCCTCCCCCTCGCCAATCTGACACAGGCAGGGGAGCCTGTTGTATATCCACCCAACCAGGGATTAAGCGGCTTTTTCGGACGGTTGTTGACCCATCACGAGTTTGGGAGCGCCTTAACTCACAAACCGGCACTGGCAAAAACGCTGACGCTGAGCGTCTCTGCCGTTCTGGTTCTGGTTACCGCAGTGCTGTGCTGGCCGGGGAAGTTTTCCAAGGATTTATTTCTTC includes:
- a CDS encoding DUF2029 domain-containing protein; amino-acid sequence: MVLAFLTVEIGWAAVVVMANKGTDFYLYYLAAEALKRGLDIYGLDNTAWQQLAIEVGVPHYAPPYRYPPLIATMIEPLTLLPPRHAFAVWCGANALLLLATAFLLSRWIAGQWVAPWIFIGLAGYVPVLTTVYAGQVNLFVFLSVVAYLFAFTRGRLAGAGLALATGIMLKPIPAPLALHAAWKFQARIVLWLFIGLVLLGLITIPFIGLKPIRLTLVSSSPSPI